In Syntrophobacterales bacterium, a genomic segment contains:
- a CDS encoding NAD(P)/FAD-dependent oxidoreductase: MRDADTIVIGSGAGGLTAALSLARAGERVLVLEQHSRPGGLCHSFHRGGYRFSPGVHYIGELGPGGALREVYEGLGVADDMAFFEMNPQGFEHIRIGEEVFDIPAGKDIMVEAFKTRFPGAANGIDRYFSLLYTICEEMRCIPETKSLIDFLTVPFRTWNMGRYGLFSLEHILRRWISDPLARAFLSIPCGDHGLPPSRVPFAMHAPVAGHYFNGAYYPSGGADSIPKALIRGFAKEKGEILLSTPVERVLIEKRSSRRCAIGVRLEDGSELRAGRVVSNASPEITYNRLVGYEHISSGLRKKLCRTRYSIAAAILFLATDLDLESMGMDSGNYWYIPHRDLESFFKSALHPDTVNDPLPGIFFGITTLKDPSGFTGHHTIEAVRFLAYEAFASFAGSANGRRSKKEYLNLKSKVAGAMLKSLGRVIPGIGDHILFSELGTPLTFDHYVRSTRGSCYGTEKSFGQIGPFCFKQFSEIENLCLCGASILHGVSGASLSGLHLAAAVLGCRPSELLLPTGQNLKIFSPRQPDQWKNFWQTDES, translated from the coding sequence ATGCGTGACGCGGATACGATAGTTATCGGATCAGGCGCCGGAGGGCTTACCGCAGCCTTAAGTTTGGCCAGGGCGGGTGAGCGAGTGCTTGTACTTGAGCAGCATTCCCGTCCCGGAGGGCTGTGTCACAGCTTCCACAGAGGGGGCTACCGTTTCAGTCCGGGTGTACACTATATAGGAGAACTAGGTCCGGGCGGCGCTTTGAGGGAAGTGTACGAAGGTCTCGGCGTAGCGGATGATATGGCCTTTTTTGAGATGAACCCTCAAGGTTTCGAGCATATCCGAATCGGCGAAGAAGTTTTTGACATTCCAGCAGGAAAGGATATCATGGTCGAGGCGTTTAAAACTCGATTTCCTGGTGCAGCCAACGGGATTGACCGCTATTTTTCTCTTCTCTATACAATCTGCGAAGAAATGAGGTGCATTCCCGAAACAAAAAGCCTTATCGATTTTTTGACCGTTCCTTTCCGAACCTGGAATATGGGCCGCTATGGACTCTTCAGCCTCGAACACATCCTCCGACGATGGATATCCGACCCGTTGGCCCGTGCGTTCCTTTCTATCCCTTGCGGTGATCACGGGTTGCCTCCTTCAAGGGTGCCCTTCGCCATGCACGCCCCGGTTGCGGGGCACTATTTTAATGGTGCGTATTACCCGTCAGGCGGTGCGGATTCTATCCCGAAAGCCCTGATCAGGGGCTTCGCGAAAGAAAAAGGAGAGATCCTATTATCAACGCCTGTCGAGAGAGTACTCATTGAGAAAAGAAGCAGCCGGCGGTGTGCCATCGGGGTTCGCCTTGAAGATGGCTCCGAGCTTCGAGCTGGCCGTGTGGTCTCCAACGCCAGCCCTGAGATTACGTATAATCGTCTTGTGGGCTATGAGCACATAAGCTCCGGCCTTCGAAAGAAATTGTGCCGCACAAGGTATTCGATTGCAGCGGCAATACTTTTTCTCGCCACAGATCTCGACCTTGAATCCATGGGTATGGATTCAGGAAACTACTGGTATATCCCCCACCGTGATTTGGAGTCTTTTTTCAAGAGCGCCCTGCATCCAGATACAGTGAATGACCCTCTTCCCGGTATTTTTTTCGGGATTACAACCCTCAAGGATCCTAGTGGCTTTACCGGACATCATACCATTGAGGCGGTGCGTTTCCTGGCCTATGAGGCTTTCGCTTCCTTCGCGGGGTCGGCCAATGGAAGGCGGTCCAAAAAAGAGTACTTAAACCTCAAGAGTAAGGTGGCCGGGGCCATGTTGAAATCTCTCGGACGTGTTATTCCAGGAATAGGCGATCACATACTCTTCAGCGAGCTGGGAACCCCTCTTACATTTGACCATTACGTGCGCTCGACCAGGGGGAGTTGCTACGGAACCGAGAAGAGCTTTGGACAAATAGGCCCTTTCTGCTTCAAACAGTTTTCGGAGATAGAGAATCTCTGCCTCTGCGGGGCCAGTATCCTTCACGGAGTGTCGGGTGCGAGTTTGTCGGGACTTCATCTTGCCGCCGCAGTCTTGGGCTGCCGACCAAGCGAACTCCTTTTGCCGACAGGGCAAAATCTGAAGATATTCTCTCCCCGACAACCCGATCAGTGGAAAAATTTCTGGCAGACAGATGAATCATGA